From one Pseudomonas sp. MYb118 genomic stretch:
- a CDS encoding aldehyde dehydrogenase (NADP(+)): MSQTLGHNYIGGQRSAAGSVQLQSVDASTGEALPGHFVQATPEEVDAAAKAAAAAYPAYRRLSAERRAQFLDAIADELDALGDDFVAVVCRETALPAARIQGERGRTSGQMRLFAKVLRRGDFYGARIDRALPERQPLPRPDLRQYRIGLGPVAVFGASNFPLAFSTAGGDTASALAAGCPVVFKAHSGHMATAERVADAIIRAAEKTAMPAGVFNMIYGGGVGEALVKHPAIQAVGFTGSLRGGRALCDMAAARPQPIPVFAEMSSINPVIVLPEALQARSETIARDLTASVVQGCGQFCTNPGLVIGIRSPQFSAFVQQVAGLINDQPAQTMLNAGTLGSYGKGLQKLLAHPDITHLAGSTQQGNQAQPQLFKADVGLLIDGDEVLQEEIFGPTTVFVEVADQAQLTAALHGLHGQLTATLIGEPGDFDQFAELTPLLEQKVGRILLNGYPTGVEVCDSMVHGGPYPATSDARGTSVGTLAIDRFLRPVCFQNYPDSLLPDALKNANPLRIQRLVDGQPSREAI, translated from the coding sequence ATGAGTCAGACACTGGGTCACAACTACATCGGCGGCCAGCGCAGCGCGGCCGGCAGCGTCCAACTGCAAAGCGTCGACGCCAGCACCGGCGAAGCCTTGCCGGGGCATTTCGTGCAGGCCACGCCTGAAGAAGTGGATGCGGCGGCCAAGGCGGCCGCTGCGGCTTACCCGGCGTATCGGCGCCTGAGTGCCGAGCGTCGTGCACAGTTTCTCGACGCGATCGCCGACGAGCTGGACGCACTGGGCGATGACTTCGTTGCCGTGGTCTGCCGCGAAACCGCGCTGCCGGCGGCGCGCATCCAGGGCGAGCGCGGGCGCACCAGCGGCCAGATGCGCTTGTTCGCCAAGGTCCTGCGCCGTGGCGATTTCTACGGTGCACGCATCGACCGTGCGCTGCCTGAGCGCCAGCCATTACCCCGTCCGGACCTGCGTCAGTACCGCATCGGCCTGGGGCCGGTGGCGGTGTTTGGCGCGAGCAACTTTCCCCTGGCGTTTTCCACGGCGGGCGGCGACACCGCTTCGGCCCTGGCCGCCGGTTGCCCGGTGGTGTTCAAGGCCCACAGCGGCCACATGGCCACGGCCGAGCGGGTAGCTGACGCGATCATCCGCGCCGCGGAAAAAACCGCCATGCCGGCCGGCGTGTTCAACATGATCTACGGCGGTGGCGTCGGTGAGGCGCTGGTCAAGCACCCGGCAATCCAGGCGGTGGGCTTCACCGGTTCGCTGCGTGGCGGCCGTGCCTTGTGCGACATGGCTGCGGCGCGCCCGCAACCGATCCCGGTGTTCGCCGAGATGTCGAGCATCAACCCGGTGATCGTACTGCCAGAGGCCCTGCAGGCGCGCAGCGAAACCATCGCCCGCGACCTCACCGCTTCGGTCGTCCAGGGCTGCGGCCAGTTCTGCACCAACCCGGGCCTGGTGATCGGGATTCGCTCACCCCAGTTCAGCGCTTTCGTGCAGCAGGTGGCGGGGCTGATCAACGACCAGCCGGCGCAAACCATGCTCAACGCCGGCACCCTGGGCAGCTATGGCAAGGGCCTGCAAAAACTCCTGGCCCATCCGGACATCACGCACCTGGCCGGCAGCACCCAGCAAGGCAACCAGGCACAGCCGCAACTGTTCAAGGCGGATGTCGGCCTGTTGATTGATGGCGACGAGGTGTTGCAGGAAGAAATCTTCGGCCCGACCACGGTGTTCGTCGAAGTGGCGGACCAGGCGCAACTGACCGCTGCCTTGCACGGCCTGCACGGGCAACTGACCGCCACCCTGATCGGCGAGCCGGGCGACTTCGACCAGTTCGCCGAACTGACGCCGCTGCTGGAGCAGAAAGTCGGGCGCATCCTGCTCAACGGCTACCCGACCGGCGTGGAAGTCTGCGACTCGATGGTCCACGGCGGCCCGTATCCGGCCACCTCCGACGCGCGCGGCACCTCGGTGGGCACCCTGGCCATCGACCGCTTCCTGCGCCCGGTGTGCTTCCAGAACTACCCCGACAGCCTGCTGCCGGACGCCCTGAAAAACGCCAACCCGCTGCGCATCCAGCGCCTGGTGGATGGCCAGCCGTCGCGTGAGGCGATCTGA
- the araD1 gene encoding AraD1 family protein — MRLVQFELINGERRVGVVEGGLVREVQDARTVRDLALAAIEAGVGLEQQVNVLGLGISHDYAELLAKLRILPPLDHPDPAHMLVSGTGLTHLGSASARDKMHQQAGDETAMTDTMRIFKWGVEGGKPQAGQAGVQPEWFYKGDGSIVVRPGQPFPLPPFAEDAGEEPEISGLYVIGHDGKPYRLGFAVGNEFSDHVMERKNYLYLAHSKLRSCSYGPELRVGELPQHLAGTSRILRNGEVLWQNEFLSGEANMCHSLENLEFHHFKYSQFLRPGDVHIHFFGTATLSFADGVRTQPGDVFEISQAEFGAPLINGIAPVDAVFEPGTIGTL, encoded by the coding sequence ATGCGTCTGGTTCAATTCGAATTGATTAACGGCGAGCGCCGCGTAGGTGTGGTCGAGGGCGGGCTGGTCCGCGAAGTGCAGGACGCGCGCACCGTGCGCGACCTGGCGCTGGCGGCCATCGAGGCCGGTGTCGGCCTGGAGCAGCAGGTCAACGTGCTGGGCCTGGGCATCAGCCATGACTACGCCGAGCTGCTGGCCAAGCTGCGCATCCTGCCGCCGCTGGACCACCCGGACCCGGCACATATGCTGGTCAGCGGCACTGGCCTGACCCACCTGGGCAGCGCTTCGGCGCGGGACAAGATGCACCAGCAGGCCGGTGACGAAACGGCGATGACCGACACCATGCGTATCTTCAAATGGGGCGTGGAGGGCGGCAAACCCCAGGCAGGGCAGGCCGGTGTGCAGCCCGAGTGGTTCTACAAGGGCGATGGCAGCATCGTCGTGCGTCCGGGCCAGCCGTTCCCGCTGCCACCGTTTGCCGAGGACGCCGGTGAAGAGCCGGAAATCAGCGGCCTGTACGTCATCGGCCACGACGGCAAGCCGTATCGCCTGGGCTTTGCGGTGGGCAACGAATTCTCCGACCACGTCATGGAACGCAAGAACTACCTGTACCTGGCTCACTCGAAATTGCGCAGTTGCAGCTACGGTCCGGAACTTCGCGTGGGTGAACTGCCTCAACATCTGGCAGGCACCAGCCGCATCTTGCGCAACGGCGAAGTGCTGTGGCAGAACGAGTTCCTGAGTGGCGAGGCCAACATGTGCCACAGCCTCGAGAACCTCGAATTCCACCATTTCAAGTACAGTCAGTTCCTGCGTCCGGGGGATGTGCACATTCACTTCTTCGGCACCGCGACGCTGTCGTTCGCCGACGGTGTTCGCACGCAGCCGGGTGATGTCTTCGAAATCAGCCAGGCCGAGTTCGGCGCCCCGTTGATCAACGGTATTGCACCGGTCGATGCGGTGTTCGAACCCGGCACCATCGGTACTCTTTAA
- a CDS encoding glutathione S-transferase yields the protein MITLYSFRRCPYAMRARMALRYSGVALDIVEVSLKAKPAEMLALSSKGTVPVLNVDGKVIDESLAIMHWALAQHDPQDWRLLNDPAGPAAIAELIEENDQVFKLHLNRYKYAERYPQHPMTFYRSEGEVFLGKLEGLLEQRDYLLADQPSLADVALMPFVRQFAHVDREWFGQAPYPRLQRWLQGFLDSELFTSIMKK from the coding sequence ATGATCACCCTGTACTCGTTCCGCCGCTGCCCGTATGCCATGCGTGCGCGCATGGCCCTGCGCTATAGCGGCGTGGCGCTGGACATCGTCGAAGTCAGCCTCAAGGCCAAGCCGGCCGAGATGCTGGCGTTGTCGAGCAAGGGTACGGTGCCGGTGTTGAACGTCGATGGAAAGGTGATCGATGAAAGCCTGGCGATCATGCACTGGGCCCTGGCGCAGCATGACCCGCAGGATTGGCGACTGTTGAATGACCCCGCCGGGCCTGCGGCCATCGCAGAGTTGATCGAGGAAAACGATCAGGTGTTCAAGCTGCACCTGAACCGCTACAAATACGCCGAGCGGTATCCGCAGCACCCGATGACGTTCTATCGCAGTGAGGGTGAGGTGTTCTTGGGCAAGCTCGAAGGCTTGCTGGAACAACGGGATTATTTGTTGGCAGACCAGCCGAGCCTGGCGGACGTGGCGCTGATGCCCTTCGTGCGCCAGTTCGCCCATGTGGACCGTGAGTGGTTCGGGCAGGCGCCTTATCCGAGGTTACAGCGCTGGTTGCAGGGGTTTCTCGATTCGGAGCTGTTTACATCCATCATGAAAAAATGA
- a CDS encoding lactonase family protein, whose protein sequence is MRKLWPLLMAGSVGAMGVQAAYADQYQLLVGSYTAGQSEGIYRLGFDSASGQLAAKPLQVINSENPSWLTLSRDQRHLYVVNENGPGQMDPVGRVSSFAIDPKSHQLSLINQVQSLGNEPTHSSLSADASHLFVSNYSVSEDPGGTLAVLPVGADGTLRPVVQMSSHPSSRVNPERQMSAHVHSTVSSPDGRFVFSNDLGADRVFVYHFDPKANKDRPLVPAEPAFVQLPPGSGPRHLLFSADGKHAWLTMEMSAQVAVFDYSNGTLKQTQMVELAAGQPVSDKAAAALHASTDGKFLYVSNRGTANQLLVFAIDGATGQLKELQRRSVDGDHPREFSLDPSGKFLLIANQKSNQIVVLERDPSSGLLGKTVQKLPMDAPSDLKFLLRQ, encoded by the coding sequence ATGCGTAAGCTCTGGCCATTGCTGATGGCCGGCAGTGTCGGCGCCATGGGGGTGCAGGCGGCGTACGCCGATCAGTATCAGCTGCTGGTGGGTTCCTACACGGCGGGGCAGAGCGAGGGCATTTATCGCCTGGGTTTTGACAGCGCCAGTGGCCAGCTCGCGGCCAAGCCGTTGCAAGTGATCAACAGCGAAAACCCGTCCTGGCTGACCCTGTCCAGGGATCAGCGTCACCTGTACGTGGTCAACGAAAACGGCCCGGGCCAGATGGACCCGGTTGGGCGTGTGAGCAGCTTTGCCATCGACCCCAAGAGCCATCAACTGAGCCTGATCAATCAGGTGCAGAGCCTGGGCAATGAGCCCACGCATTCCAGCCTGAGCGCGGACGCCAGTCACCTGTTCGTCAGCAATTACTCGGTGTCCGAAGATCCGGGCGGCACCCTGGCGGTGTTGCCGGTGGGCGCCGATGGCACGCTCAGGCCCGTGGTGCAGATGAGCAGCCATCCGTCGAGCCGGGTCAATCCCGAGCGGCAGATGTCGGCGCATGTGCATTCGACGGTGTCTTCGCCGGACGGTCGTTTCGTGTTCTCCAACGACCTGGGCGCCGACAGGGTGTTTGTCTATCACTTCGACCCCAAGGCCAACAAGGACAGGCCGCTGGTGCCGGCCGAGCCAGCCTTCGTGCAGTTGCCGCCAGGCAGCGGCCCGCGGCATCTGTTGTTCAGCGCCGATGGCAAGCACGCCTGGCTGACCATGGAAATGAGCGCCCAGGTCGCGGTGTTCGACTACAGCAACGGCACGCTCAAGCAGACGCAGATGGTCGAGCTGGCCGCCGGGCAACCGGTGTCGGACAAGGCCGCCGCAGCGCTGCATGCCTCAACCGATGGCAAGTTCCTCTACGTCAGCAACCGTGGCACTGCCAACCAGTTGCTGGTGTTTGCCATCGACGGGGCGACGGGACAGCTCAAAGAGCTGCAACGCCGTTCCGTGGACGGTGATCACCCACGGGAGTTCAGCCTCGACCCGAGTGGCAAGTTCCTGCTGATCGCCAATCAGAAGAGCAACCAGATTGTCGTGCTGGAGCGTGATCCCAGCAGCGGCCTGCTGGGTAAAACCGTGCAAAAGCTGCCGATGGACGCGCCAAGCGATCTGAAGTTTTTGCTGCGGCAATAG
- a CDS encoding DUF5629 family protein, producing MTAVPNTLLAALETCDMLEIDGLHAFDFSLDEEDHLHIECMDGRALKRWVFSMAQIEAATFDASLQSWLITGESGEHRLVCLDATGGDNEDDEHEDA from the coding sequence ATGACTGCCGTACCCAACACCTTGCTCGCCGCCCTCGAAACCTGTGACATGCTGGAAATCGACGGGCTGCACGCCTTCGACTTTTCCCTCGATGAAGAAGATCACCTGCACATCGAATGCATGGACGGCCGTGCGCTCAAGCGTTGGGTGTTCAGCATGGCGCAGATCGAGGCGGCGACGTTCGATGCGAGCCTGCAGAGCTGGCTGATCACCGGCGAGTCCGGCGAGCATCGCCTGGTGTGCCTGGACGCCACCGGTGGCGACAACGAGGATGACGAGCATGAGGATGCGTAA